Proteins from a genomic interval of Chloroflexota bacterium:
- a CDS encoding enoyl-CoA hydratase/isomerase family protein, giving the protein MKDYKYVIYEKEGEIATITFNKPEKMNSYVIISVGEDFAEVLDAITRAEEDDDIKVIIFKGAGRCFSAGQDLSKVGFVYGFGTKKDERRPSQRIRLKMDRMGISEGYKRFFFCPKLTIAQVHGYALEAGLMIAMLCDFFVCSDDCMMGFPGQRIGFAGGGEHTFGHLMMTVGMRRALDLYISGRQIDGKEAERIGLVTKSVPPEKLEEEVRTLAKDLCLMPRDGIAIGKACRHLFYDRMGLTDSFTYGYITHTMFTNVRHEPGEFNFFRERREKGAKAAFHEKDDIRKLS; this is encoded by the coding sequence ATGAAAGACTACAAGTACGTGATCTACGAGAAGGAGGGTGAGATTGCCACCATCACCTTCAATAAACCAGAGAAAATGAACTCGTATGTGATCATCTCCGTGGGAGAAGACTTTGCCGAAGTGCTGGATGCTATTACCCGGGCAGAGGAAGACGATGACATCAAGGTAATCATTTTCAAGGGGGCAGGCCGCTGCTTCTCGGCGGGGCAGGACCTGAGCAAGGTGGGCTTTGTCTACGGCTTCGGCACCAAGAAGGATGAGCGGCGTCCCAGCCAGAGAATAAGGCTGAAGATGGACAGAATGGGGATCAGCGAGGGATACAAGAGATTCTTCTTTTGTCCGAAGCTGACCATTGCCCAAGTGCATGGCTACGCTCTTGAGGCTGGCTTGATGATCGCCATGCTCTGTGACTTCTTCGTATGCTCCGATGATTGTATGATGGGTTTCCCGGGGCAAAGGATAGGGTTTGCCGGCGGCGGCGAGCACACTTTTGGTCACCTGATGATGACGGTGGGGATGAGGCGGGCGCTGGATCTTTATATCAGTGGCCGGCAGATCGACGGGAAGGAAGCAGAGCGAATAGGGCTGGTGACCAAGTCAGTACCTCCTGAGAAGCTAGAGGAAGAAGTAAGGACGCTGGCGAAAGACCTGTGTCTCATGCCTCGTGATGGCATTGCCATAGGCAAGGCTTGCCGTCACCTGTTCTACGACCGGATGGGGCTCACCGACTCCTTTACCTACGGGTACATCACGCATACGATGTTCACCAATGTGCGCCATGAGCCGGGCGAGTTTAACTTCTTCCGTGAGAGAAGGGAGAAAGGCGCTAAAGCAGCCTTCCACGAAAAGGACGATATCCGCAAGCTTTCGTAA